From Deferrisoma camini S3R1, the proteins below share one genomic window:
- a CDS encoding Crp/Fnr family transcriptional regulator has translation MEVTPEELRGIPLFAGLDGAQLERVRAIARVVEAKRRDVIFREGDPVEGIFILLRGRVKLYRLGADGREHILHVVRPGQTFAEAAVFMPGGYPAFAEALEKSRALLLPKAAFMGLLRDDPAISLAMIAALSRYLRQFVDRIEDLSLKDVPARLARWFLSTSREKGRDFWDLDITKAELASQLGTAGETLSRTLRKFREAGWIEVRGRFVKILDRGALEAVAEGGENGLR, from the coding sequence ATGGAGGTCACCCCTGAGGAACTGCGCGGAATCCCCCTTTTTGCAGGCCTCGACGGGGCCCAGCTCGAGCGGGTGCGGGCGATCGCCCGGGTGGTGGAGGCCAAGCGCCGGGACGTGATCTTCCGGGAGGGGGACCCGGTGGAGGGGATCTTCATCCTGCTCCGGGGCCGGGTGAAGCTCTACCGGCTCGGCGCGGACGGCCGGGAGCACATCCTCCACGTGGTCCGGCCGGGTCAGACCTTTGCCGAGGCGGCCGTGTTCATGCCCGGCGGCTACCCCGCGTTCGCCGAGGCCCTGGAGAAGTCCCGGGCGCTGCTGCTGCCGAAGGCGGCGTTCATGGGGTTGCTGCGCGACGACCCCGCCATCAGCCTGGCCATGATCGCGGCCCTCAGCCGCTACCTGCGCCAGTTCGTGGACCGGATCGAGGATCTGTCCCTCAAGGACGTGCCCGCGCGCCTGGCCCGGTGGTTCCTCTCGACCTCGAGGGAGAAGGGCCGCGACTTCTGGGACCTGGACATCACCAAGGCCGAGCTGGCCAGCCAGCTGGGCACCGCGGGCGAGACCCTGTCGCGCACCCTGAGGAAGTTCCGGGAGGCCGGGTGGATCGAGGTCCGGGGCCGGTTCGTGAAGATCCTGGACCGGGGGGCCCTGGAGGCGGTGGCCGAGGGCGGGGAAAACGGCCTTCGTTGA